The following proteins are encoded in a genomic region of Oceanisphaera profunda:
- the pgaD gene encoding poly-beta-1,6-N-acetyl-D-glucosamine biosynthesis protein PgaD — protein MSHPLIVTERRILPKLLDSLLTIIAWVGFIWLIYHGVVTVLHAQSEGGDPLSLTLGTVIFYLLIALANSLLLILWAKYNQRRFRTERRIRPQELPHGQLAIQFGLTQETLEQLNQSQIVVVSYNNDGTALEVSFKREQDVISKW, from the coding sequence ATGAGCCATCCATTGATTGTTACAGAGCGCCGTATACTGCCGAAACTGCTAGACAGCCTGCTGACCATAATCGCTTGGGTCGGATTTATCTGGTTGATATATCACGGCGTGGTTACTGTCTTACATGCTCAATCGGAGGGGGGAGATCCCCTCAGCCTGACCCTTGGTACTGTTATTTTCTATCTGCTGATTGCACTAGCTAACAGTCTGCTGTTAATTCTATGGGCAAAGTATAATCAGCGCCGCTTTCGTACCGAGCGGCGCATTAGACCCCAAGAGTTACCCCATGGCCAATTGGCCATTCAATTTGGGTTAACACAGGAAACCTTGGAGCAATTGAACCAGTCACAAATAGTCGTCGTTAGTTACAATAATGACGGGACAGCATTGGAAGTCAGCTTCAAGCGGGAGCAGGACGTTATTTCGAAGTGGTAA
- the pgaC gene encoding poly-beta-1,6-N-acetyl-D-glucosamine synthase, which produces MSDRLFAFLVLCTVLSLPLGVALVFTGEILLNFVFFWPLFMSGLWIMGGMYFWFYRERHWLKGENVAPPELPGNPLVSILIPCFNEGINARETIGAAMAQRYENIEVIAINDGSFDNTGEVLDQLTQEYPQLRVIHLATNQGKAMALNTGAMAARSDLLVCIDGDAMLDRDAAAYMVLPLLENPRVGAVTGNPRVRTRSTLVGRIQVGEFSSIIGLIKRTQRIYGQVFAVSGVIAAFRKRALAEVGFWSNDMVTEDIDISWKLQLQHWSIFFEPRALCWILMPETLAGLWKQRLRWAQGGAEVFLKNIRNIWVWRNHRMWPLIAEFCLSTIWAFTYFVSLFLFIAGLFVSLPGNLAVPQIFPPAFTGLLLGIVCLLQFSVSLLIERRYEKNFLGSLFWIIWFPVVYWILSLCTTLVAFTRVMLKGRSQRARWVSPDRGIGRIVR; this is translated from the coding sequence ATGAGTGATCGACTATTTGCTTTCCTCGTGCTCTGTACCGTACTCAGCCTGCCGCTGGGCGTCGCCCTCGTATTTACGGGTGAAATACTGCTTAACTTCGTCTTTTTCTGGCCGTTGTTTATGTCAGGGCTGTGGATCATGGGGGGTATGTATTTCTGGTTTTACCGCGAGCGTCACTGGCTTAAGGGCGAGAATGTTGCACCACCAGAGTTGCCGGGTAATCCACTGGTTTCAATCTTGATCCCCTGCTTTAACGAGGGAATTAACGCCCGAGAAACCATAGGTGCCGCCATGGCGCAGCGCTATGAAAACATCGAGGTGATTGCTATCAATGATGGCTCTTTTGACAATACTGGCGAGGTGCTGGATCAGCTGACACAGGAATACCCGCAGTTACGCGTCATTCATTTGGCCACTAATCAGGGCAAGGCGATGGCACTGAATACCGGCGCCATGGCCGCACGTAGCGACTTGCTGGTATGCATTGATGGTGATGCGATGCTTGATCGGGATGCGGCGGCCTACATGGTGTTGCCATTGTTAGAAAATCCGCGCGTGGGTGCGGTTACCGGCAACCCGCGTGTTCGTACCCGTTCCACTTTGGTTGGCCGAATACAGGTGGGCGAGTTTTCCTCCATTATTGGTTTGATCAAGCGTACCCAACGCATTTATGGACAGGTTTTTGCCGTGTCAGGCGTGATTGCCGCCTTTCGCAAACGCGCCTTGGCTGAAGTTGGCTTTTGGAGCAACGACATGGTCACCGAAGATATTGATATCAGTTGGAAGTTGCAGCTCCAACACTGGTCAATCTTCTTTGAGCCGCGAGCACTGTGTTGGATTTTGATGCCTGAAACCCTAGCTGGGCTCTGGAAACAGCGTTTGCGCTGGGCACAAGGCGGTGCCGAGGTTTTTCTTAAGAACATCCGCAATATTTGGGTGTGGCGCAACCATCGCATGTGGCCCTTGATTGCCGAGTTTTGCCTATCAACAATTTGGGCATTTACCTATTTTGTCAGCTTATTCCTATTTATAGCTGGCTTGTTTGTGTCTCTACCCGGAAATTTGGCGGTACCACAAATTTTCCCCCCCGCCTTTACTGGGCTGTTACTGGGAATTGTGTGCTTGCTGCAGTTCTCGGTCAGCTTGTTGATCGAGCGGCGTTACGAGAAAAATTTTTTAGGCTCGTTATTCTGGATTATTTGGTTCCCAGTGGTGTACTGGATACTGAGTCTATGTACCACCTTGGTGGCCTTTACACGGGTGATGCTTAAAGGTCGTAGTCAGCGAGCACGCTGGGTTAGCCCAGACCGTGGTATTGGGAGGATTGTACGATGA